The genomic segment AAACGGAATTAAAAAAACGCCGTGCTGATTTGCAAATTATCAGTCAGGCCGCACCGCTTTTGGTGCCTTTAATAGAAGAAGGCTGGGACAAGCGTTTGGAAACCAAAAAAATTCTTCGTTATTATTTAAAACCTCTAAAAAAATCTGCCATTGATACTTTAATTTTGGCCTGCACTCATTATCCGGTTTTGCAAAAAGAAATCAAAATTATGATGGGTAAAAAGGTGACAATTATTAATCCAGGTGAGGCGGAAAAAAAATCTTTGGCAGATTATTTGCTTCGTCATCCGGAAATTGAAGAAAAACTTTCCCAAAAAGGTCAGTGTCGTTTTTTAACCACTGATCGGCCGGAAGATTTTGAACGTTTAGGCAGTAAGTTTTTAGGCTGGTCTTTTAAAGCGGAAAAAGTTAGTTTATAAATTTTTTTAACGCGGCAGATTTAAGCCCAGATAAGTCCTTATGAAGAAGGAACAGCTTTGCTTTTTTTGTTATTTGCTGATAAAATATTAAGAACTTTAAAATTTAATTTGCCTTTAAAGGCAAAGAAAGATACTCTTGCAATTATGCTTTTAACTTTGCTGGCTTTTGTTTTTGTCTTGGCAATTTTGGTTTTGGCTCATGAATTTGGGCATTTTGTCGTGGCCAGAAAAAACGGCATCAAAGTTGATGAATTTGGTTTTGGTTTTCCGCCACGTTTTATTGGTATCCAAAGAGTGGTAGTTGGAGTGGAGGAGGATATAAGGGAAAAAATAGTTATAGAAGCGGAAAAAGAAGTGGACAATATTTCCTTAACTATCAAACCTAAAACCAAATGGAAAATAGTTTGGGGCAATAAAGAAGGTCTGCCCGGCAACTCTTCCACCATCTATTCTTTAAATTGGATTCCGCTTGGAGGTTTTGTCAAAATTAAAGGTGAAGACGGAGAAGAGTCAACCGATCCGGATAGTTTTATCAATAAAAAAATTTGGCAAAGAACCTTTGTTTTGTGTGCCGGAGTTTTAATGAACATTGTTTTAGCCGCAGTTCTTTTGGGTGTTGGCTATATGATTGGCCTGCCCCAGTCCGTAGATAATTTGGGTTATGGAGCTAAAGTTAGTGATGCCAAAATAGAAATTATGTCCGTTTTGTCCGGCTTTCCGGCTAAGGACGCGGGTTTGCAAGCAGGGGACGAGATTGCCGGATTGGATTCTTTATCTAATTTAAAAGTGGCTGATTTACAAAATTATTTGTCTCAAAAAGAAGGCCAAAAAGTTTTTTTTACCATCAAAAGAAATAATGAAATGTTTCAAAAAGAAATTATTCCAGCCAAACTTAAAGAAACCAGCCGTGGCGGAATTGGCGTAGTACTTTTGGAAACAGCCGTGGTCTCTTATCCTTGGTATTTGGCTATTTGGCATGGGTTTATTGATTCCGTATTTTTTGCTTGGGAAGTTGTTAAGGCCTTTGCCCTTTTAATCGCTAATATTTTTAGAGGCGCCGCCGGAGTAACGGAAAATTTAGCCGGACCGGTGGGAATTGCGGTGTTAACAGGTAAGGCCGCCAAATTGGGCCTGGGTTATCTTTTGCAATTTATGGCTTTACTTTCTATTAATCTGGCTGTCTTAAATATTTTGCCATTCCCCGCCTTAGATGGTGGACGTGTCTTGTTTTTACTCATAGAAAAAGTACGTGGTCGACCGGTGGCCAGAAAAATGGAAAATGCTTTTCATACTCTGGGTTTTGCTGTTCTAATGCTTTTAGTTTTATTTGTCACAATTAAAGACGTGGGAAATTTTAAATGGATTTTTGTTAATTTGTGGCACAAAATTTTTTAGATAAAATTGTTATTTAAATATGCAAGAAAAATTGCAACAATTAAAAAAAGAAGCTCTTGAGGCTTTGGATAAAGTGAAAGATAAAATACGTTTGGAAGAATGGGAGAATAAATTTTTGGGCCGAAAAAGTGGGGAGCTGACTAATTTAATGAAAGGCTTAAAAGATTTATCTGATGAAAGTAAAACAGTGGTAGGTCGGGTGGCTAATGAAGTGAAACAATCTTTGGAAGAGTTGGCTTTTACTAAACGTCAAGATTTAGCAACGGCTGATTTTAAAAACAGTGTAGCCAAAGAAAAAATAGATATTTCGGAGCCGTCTTTAATTAAGAGCAATCTTGGGTCTTTTCATCCCAACACTATTGTGCAAAAAAAATTGGAGGA from the Candidatus Magasanikbacteria bacterium RIFOXYB2_FULL_38_10 genome contains:
- a CDS encoding RIP metalloprotease RseP — its product is MLFLLFADKILRTLKFNLPLKAKKDTLAIMLLTLLAFVFVLAILVLAHEFGHFVVARKNGIKVDEFGFGFPPRFIGIQRVVVGVEEDIREKIVIEAEKEVDNISLTIKPKTKWKIVWGNKEGLPGNSSTIYSLNWIPLGGFVKIKGEDGEESTDPDSFINKKIWQRTFVLCAGVLMNIVLAAVLLGVGYMIGLPQSVDNLGYGAKVSDAKIEIMSVLSGFPAKDAGLQAGDEIAGLDSLSNLKVADLQNYLSQKEGQKVFFTIKRNNEMFQKEIIPAKLKETSRGGIGVVLLETAVVSYPWYLAIWHGFIDSVFFAWEVVKAFALLIANIFRGAAGVTENLAGPVGIAVLTGKAAKLGLGYLLQFMALLSINLAVLNILPFPALDGGRVLFLLIEKVRGRPVARKMENAFHTLGFAVLMLLVLFVTIKDVGNFKWIFVNLWHKIF